The genomic interval TTGAACCTGCCACATACATTCAAAAAAATACAgttataatttacaacaaaaatctcaccaaaaaaaatctttattaatcattaataacaaaacaataataattaattgataatcaaataataattaataataattcataattaataattaataataaaacaattattaataaaaaaaatgaaaaataaaataataattaataattcataataaaacaataattaataattaaaaaataattattaattgataataaaatataattaataattattactaaaaccataaaaaaatataacaataattaataaaacaataattaacaataattcataattaataattaataataaaataattattattaaaaaaataataattaataattcataataaaacaataattaataattatctttaataattgataattaataaaataactcaaaaaaataaattaattcttaaaacattaactaaaataataactaataactaataattattaataaaagaataattaataacacatatattaataaatcaatacaaaataaattaatcatacaataataaataataaataataataaattaaaaaaaataaaaataaataaaaaattcccgtagggtccgattggtccgaccatcggactccATGGAGGAGCATCGGACcgtcttttaaaatttttttaaaaaaaaataaaaaaattccaaaatCCAATTCGGACCGCCATCGGACCCATATGGGGAGCATCAGACCCAGgttccaaaaaattaaaaaaaaaagccatcggacccgatggggtccgaccattgGACCCACTTGATGGACCATCGGACCATCGGGCCATCACCCCTGCCAACAAAATTTTTCCCCACATCGGGCCCCTATCGGGCcagcatcggaccccatcgggcctgacgaaaaaaaatgtagaaaacCAGCAAAATTCTAGTTTTCACATGCAACAAACATTATAAcagaaaaaatagcaaaataacaGCAACAATCCACAGATCAAGCAACAAACACAAcattcttaattaaatataacaacaacaaacaagattttaaaaaaaaattaattacttaccCATTGATGGAGCTTGTAGTGTGTTCTAGCTTCTAATGTGGTGGATTAGTGTGGTGGCTTGTAGTGTGGAAGGTTGTAGCTTCTAGTGTATTAATgagtgaagagaagaaaaaaaaaattggtggtTGTGGAAGATAGGCTTTCGGGTGGGGAAGTGTCATGTGAAATTGATGAGAAAAAGGGTTGGAGTGGGTAGATGTAATTGGGGAGGGTATTATGGGGAAAAcaaaaaaagtgtcatatataACTAATTATGTTAAGTATAAGTTTAGGGGAAAAATTATAGGGTAATGTAAGTATATTAATTCAAGTTTCCCtactaaaattctattttttttttaattttacctcaaattttaatattacaTCATAcattaatttctcaattttttctcTACatcactaaaatattatattttaaaatatatatttattaattttaaatatataatattaatttatacgcacacatatataaaacaaaataataataataataataataataataataataataataataataataataataataataataataatagaatacGCTTAGAACAATGAATAATGATTATCTACACAATTCAttgcttttaaaaaaaattaaaatagctcATGTATGTCATTTTTTAACTAATCTCTTCTCCGTTTTAAAGAAAAGCTCATTTTAAATGAGCTAATGTGAAGAACTAAAATTTAGAAATTCCTTTAACTATATTTAGTTAAGCACTATTCatcaaatatacatatattttcttACTTGTAGCTATATTAGTACTCTCAACAATTTCTCTATTTTATCTTCTAAAATAACTCATTAAAAGTCTATTTTTTCCTAGTTTACCAACACATATTTACATTACATCATATCTAagtttctttacaattttctctataccctttaaataatatatttataatacaaaaataataaaatattatataattacataatatttatttatttttatacatataaacaaaatatagtataaaaataataaaaaaaatataactaacaACACTCCCATCAATGAAGGTGAAATACCTTTGtagctaaaattaattatagctTAAAGTGATAAAAATGACATACATCATAGTAGCTAAATGCTAtatctatttttcttttgagCTATTTTAACTTAACTCTTCTCTACATTTAAGAGCACTCaaatgtaaatgtaaaatataaaGAAGTTAGTGCCAAAAAATGCCTCCATTCTTTTTAGGTAGAGAAGCACTATTCAttcttcaaataattttttaatagtctctctctcttcactttccatcttctttttctttaacattttaatctttttatttataggctaattaagatttttgccccctgaactttgacatgtaccaaatcatgccccctgaacttttaaggtcattgaaaatacccactgaactattgagattgttggatttaaggacttgttttttaattttagtaaaaaagtctaacatggatgaaagtttagggagcataatttagtgcatgtcaaagttcgaagggcatgatttggtagatatcaaagtctggggaacatggtttagtacataaacaatcattgaaatagtaaaattgaataaaattagacaaaagtccttaaatccaacaatctcaatagttcagggagcatTTTCAAtggccttaaaagttcaggaggcatgatttggtacatgtcaaagttcagggacaaaaatcataattagccttatttatatgaataaaatacatcacaaattataatatttgaatGATATATAGAGAAAAAAGTAGAAAAATTAGTGTATggtataatataaaaatgtaagATGAAATAGAAAAAGTGAGATTTTggtaatttattttgaaaaatagagtaGAGAAAGTGTTGAGAGCactttagttaaaaaaaatagaggaggtataaatattttaatattattttagtcCTTTTATTTACTTTAACATTTATTATTAAGCTATATATATGCTGAGAATTTTTGTGTGGAGACTTAATtgtcataaaaaatattaatatttatatatatatttaaattaattttaaataaatgatatttatatttatatataatttatgaaaTTAACTCTACTAACACCGtaaaatttaatgaaatattcttatattcttaaaatattttGCTAAACTAACAAAAAACCGTTAGataaccacattttatatataaagatatgtgTGTCTTTCACAATAGTTATAATATTAATTCTTTTGCAATGTTTTATTAGTAGATAATGGTAGAGAAAATTAATTGGGCTTACATTTAAACAACACGATAGTTGATACGCCTTAAGTTCAAGAAGCGAACTTGTATCACACTGTTCTTGTTTGAACATAACTCATAAAAGTAAGATGTATGATTAACTTATAGGTGTTGTTCGGGATTACGTGCATTTGGCACGTctccagagagagagagagagagagagagagagagagagagagagagagagagagagagagagagagagagagagagagagagagagagagagagagagagagagagagagagagagagagagagagagagagagagagagagagagagagagagagagagagagagagagagaaggtcaAATAAAAATAGTACTATTTTAATAAGACATATGTTTAaatctttaataaataatatacagGTATAAACATGTTTTTCTATCCAATTAAAAATAACCTTCTATCATTAatctatttaaattattaaattaattaatgaaataaaataaaagataaatgagCTATTTTCATAGCCTAATCTATGGCCGAAATTCATAGTTtgtttggattttatgccctaaataaaactcattttaatataatcttctttactaattaataaaagatcgaAAGTTATTTTATGTTGCTTGTTTCACATGTTACTTTCATAATTATatctttaatgtataaattctatcaaatcctgaacatatagttattcatgattatagtattcttaacacagtggaaaataattatgattatatactTCAAACTATTTAGTCCTATGATTTATCAGGTTACTAAATTTATACTAACGTGATAATTAGCGGTGTAGTTTATTTATACTTGGATAAGTggaatgtcctttccagggtattggcaatGTAAACTTGTATCGGATGTGTCCACTATACGTCAGACTGGATCGATATTGATagtgaaaaatatattataaacttaccgttatattttttctaattcaatGTCACTTAGTTGATATTAGGTTAATTGATCTCAATCTTCAGATGGTTAAGTTCTAGGTTAATTGTACTATACAAGTTCTTTGACTTATTCGTTACACGCTTACCCGTAAGATTAGCCAATACTTACTAGGGGTGTACATaagtcggtttggtcgggttatagTATATTTTTACCAACCCAATATAATTGTCAGGTTGTAAATATCTAATTGTAACTcgtccaaaaaaaaaagatacaatTCGTCTAATGATTTTCGtcagtttggtcgggttaacccgtttAAAtcaatctttatttttatttttatttattattgttagtttttggtgttcaaataattgattttaaaaaataaatgtatagtatatgcctttcaagattaaaatggttatagtttaaattaatgttaaaaaataaatataaattgaataaacattaaagtattaaacaatattttttaaaaatagaataaaaaacaTATACTCATATGTAAATTCTAAGTTTCAACTTTAATATTCAAATACCGTCAAAATTATTAGctataaattctaaatttcaaattaaactctataaaatataaactttaaatgtaaaatagtttaactattaaacgcaatttatatattatattatatataattttagtaaaaaatatgtaaattagTTTTTTCGGTTTATTCAGGTTATTTGGGTAGGTTAGAATAATATATAACCTGTCCAATATATTCATTGTGCGGTTGGAATTTTTCGTAAAGTTATTCGAGTTGTGTTTTTTGTCGGTTTATTCGGGTTGGAcaatttgtaaaattttttgAACAACACTAATACTTACATCTTATAAATttagtagtgcaattgagtgggagcgttaataatataaatagaatctatagcttctataactatttagaagtgaaacgttAGTTTTCTTAGAGCTTCGTTAAATgacataaatggaagagctcgtATTtcgataattatattattttatcgaaatatcatttattagtagccaagtattttaaggataaaatatattgaaaggTAATAAGGTAATTTTATCTCTACTTGATGTAAACTGTCTATAGAAGATGAATGACTGTTTAGATTGAAATAATAGATAATTTATAGTATATCTATATTTggtatatagagcgctctatgtAATTATGAGTGCAATTTTAAATCTATAGCGGAgtcaggaggaattaataagctagAAAGTTTACttagaaaattttaaatctacTTAATGGGAGCTTGGTTACATAAGCTTATAATCTCCACATTGTTTGGGATAATATCATCTTATagattcaattaattaatttaataaatcaattagaattcgaaagtagactatgtcttatttgagaatttttacTAATTTGGGCGATTTTGAGAAGAGAAATaaggggtttatttgttaattaagacactttataagtctaattaatagatatatttaaattatattttatttgatgattatataattaattataattattaaattaaaattagtatttaaataattagatgtGATAAGaggtaaaaattagaaaagacacATTATTTCACTAAGTTGAAATAAAGTGAGAAAAATCTAACTCTATGGCCCATTAGTGGTTTTCGGTCATAGCTTAGATTTTGGCCCAATTGTCTTTTGATTTTAAGCCCATCTCATCTAACCTAACCTCAGTGTGAAGACTATAAATAGAAAGAGAGGAGAGCTTTGTCAATCTAATGATTTCAACCCTAGAAAAACCTCTCTGtttcttctttctctctattttcAATATTACTAgctgttatacccgaaattcggctggaggacacgtgtcaagataaaggGAATATGAATCGGTGCAATAtctttttatggaataactcattaattacgtaagtatcagagtatatttgtaacccgccgactgtaaggtcttaggcgAGGAATCAATGTACAAATTGGCACTTAGTGTATTAGCAAAAAACCATATGTCGCTAAAGGTGAATAGCGAGGCATCGGAGAAAAGTGACACATACCTTAGCTTGCAATAAGAAAACTAAGTGTAAAAGTCTTATCGGCTCGAAGAACAAGTATGTGAGATGACCATCTCGCTATGAGAAGACTTCCTGTAGCTTCATCTAACTAACAGGCGCGAGGCTCATAACCCTGGCAAGTCAGAAGATTTTTTTATACCTGCGATCGACGTAAGATATACATTATTGACCTTGGAAAGAAGAATGGTCCCAGCTCGCTATTGGGATCATTATAATCAAGTTTCTGTCGAGATATCTCCAGATTCAGTTtttaaagacgtgtttaatacaTGATATtcttgacccagtaaaagcagAAAAATTACAGCTATACGATTTTCAAAATCATACACCGCATTTACATTTCGTGATATGTAATCAGATCCTACGATTTTAGGGATAATGGCTGTAAACATATTCtggtcaactttgtaattaactgccactatgcaattataaatagtggcaaacaATATCAAAAAAGAAACGAAAAGCTCTTATGAAAGAGGCTCTGAAAAAAtactcagaaatctgaataagattgactcgtagactatgcagaattttaactacaaaaccacgtaaaaaaaaaccctgtgttcatatattatttttctatagcttttattttttctgtgttgaattatcatcgtgaggctcaaatttggttaacgaaaatctgcattaacagtttggtgctttcattgagagcctctgtgaaaaagctcagaaaaaacCCTTCCTTCTTTTAAAGAAAAACCTTTTCCTTCATGGCTGAAAATCCAGAGAATATCAACACACCACATGAGGAAACTAACCATCGTTCTTGAAAAGAGCCCATGGGCTCCAGGAGGGCTCAACCTGAGGGTGGCCCCAGTGCTCAGACAACACGTCCCCGGAGAACTCAACCCGACGTTGGTCCTAGTACGCGGACAACCCGCTCGAGGAGAACTCAGCGTGGGAATGGTCAGAATCTCGGGACGAAGGATGAAGAGCTCAACCGTGGAGGTGCCCAATCTATGGGAGAAAGAACTTATGAAACGGAAAGCTGCCGCCTGAGACGCCGTCTGGAAGAAGCCCAACGTCAAAATGCTGAGTTAGAATGTGAGGCAGCTTCGGCCAGGGCGACGCAGGGGACGAACGCTCAAAATCAACTTGAACCTGGAGTGAGAAGACCACAAGGCAGACCTCGTGGCTCACGAACCAAGAGACAGGAAAAGGCCCGAGAAGAACAACCCGAGGAAAATGAGACACCCCCTGAGAATCAGGATGAACAGCCAGAAAGGAGACAACTAGAAACTGATGAACAAGAAATCCCTGATGAAAATGAGGAGGATCTTGGAACTCAACTAAGAGAATAGAGATCACCTGCTAGGAATCACCAACGTTCTTCCAAAACCCATAGAGTGAGGACTCGTACGTACCTTGATAGGGGAAATACGACAAACTGCTCTCGGGAGGAAAGAACAGAGCGTGAAGAAGGAAGTGTGACTTCGAGACGATCCAGAACCCATAGCCAATCAACTCGAAGAGGAGAAAACTCAACGAGCTAATGATCGGGAAAGTATGGGAACAAGTAAATACGCGAGCCACTTTAAGAAAAAGTTTATGAGTAGGACGCACTCTATGAGTAAGACGAGATCTACCAGCAATTACTCCCAACCGAATTTGCGAGAGCACTTGAATTGGAAGAAACCTGACCTTCGCCAATAGCTTGGtccaaagcaagaggatccaatccaattgcggATAAACGAGCTGGAGGACAAGTTTAGGAGATATCAAGTGGGGGAATTAGGGAAATCATCTGGATACGACTCTGACGAGGAGCTTGAGCCGTATCACCCAGATATTATGAATACCCCTTTTCCTTCGGGATTCAAAAACCTACATGTCTCGTCCTACGACGGAACCACAGATTCGGTCTCGCATTTGAATAACTTTA from Cannabis sativa cultivar Pink pepper isolate KNU-18-1 chromosome 4, ASM2916894v1, whole genome shotgun sequence carries:
- the LOC133036844 gene encoding actin cytoskeleton-regulatory complex protein pan1-like, with protein sequence MGSRRAQPEGGPSAQTTRPRRTQPDVGPSTRTTRSRRTQRGNGQNLGTKDEELNRGGAQSMGERTYETESCRLRRRLEEAQRQNAELECEAASARATQGTNAQNQLEPGVRRPQGRPRGSRTKRQEKAREEQPEENETPPENQDEQPERRQLETDEQEIPDENEEDLGTQLRE